One Nostoc sp. CENA543 genomic window, TACCTTTGCGTACCTCCGTGTTTAAACCCTCCTAACCCAGAGTCAAGAAACCACTCTGAATCAAATACGCCGTGTAAGTCATAAACAACTTTCCATCAATTGGCGCGCAAGAAACACCGCTACCAGCCAAAGCCTTAACAGTTTCTTCACAACTAATGTGAGGTCTTCTTGCTTTTAGGTACAAATCGGGAATCGTGAGTTGTTCATCAGACCAACGTTCTAAGAGGAAAGGCCGCAAAGTATATAGAGGATTATCTGTAGAAGTCGCACTTTCAATTAACTTCGCTTGCCATTCTTCGTAAGGAAGGATGTTAATTTGATAACCGAAAGAGCGTACCCAATCAACTAAAACATCCAATCCTACTGGTTGGGGATGTTGTAAGTGGAAAGCTTGACCGATCGCATCTTTTTGCATAGATAGATGTACGATCGCTTTACTAACATAATCTACAGGGGACATATCCAGCATATATTCCACTTCGGGGAAATATCCCATCTGTAGACAACCTTTAACCATCAGGTTGATAAAGTCATGGGTGTTACCGATACCTGTTTCGCTATCACCAGCGATGAGGGGGGGTCTATGAATGGTAACAGGCAAACCGCGATCGCTCGCAATTTTCACTAACTTTTCTGCTACCCACTTAGTTTGGGAATAACCGAGATAAATCCCTTCCCAGTGGCTAAAATCATCATCTTCCTTCACAACTTTACCAGCATAGAAAGGAGCTTCAAACACCGCCACACTAGAAACATAATGCACAGGCTTCACTTTCACTTGACAAGCCAAGCGCAATACTTCTTGAGTTCCTAAAACGTTAGCTGCTTTCAAGGCTGAGTAAGGGAAGACATAATTTAACAACGCACCACTATGGTAAATAGTGTCAATTTCTGATGCTAAAGTTTGGAACTGAGTAGAACTTAGACCCAACAAAGGTTCAGATAAATCACCAACGACAGGAATAATTCTCGAATCATATTCATCCTGCCAAATTGCATAACCTTCAAGATTTTTTCGCAGCTTAACTTTACCTTCTTCTAAGTTAGCTGCACGCACCAAACAATAGATTTCTGCTTTGGTTTGTTGGAGCAATTCCCGAATAATGAAAGCACCTAAAAAGCCAGTACCACCAGTTAAGAATACCTTCTTAGGTTGAGTGACAGGTAAAGCAACAGGAATAGCACCACCAGGATGAATAGTGGGATCAAGAACAGCTTCAGCTTGTAAATCCAAAACAGGGGTATCAGAGAAGCTAGAAGCATTTGTGGAACGAGTAACACCTGTATCTTGTACCTCTGTACCTTCTTCCAATTCTTCAGCTAAACGCTGAGATAAAGATTCAATTGTGGGATAGTGCCACAACAACAAAGGTGATGGTTGAAACCCTAATAATTTTTCTAATTGACTTACCATAGTCATGGCTTGAGCCGAATCCAAACCATAGCTTTCTAAATTCACACTTGGGTCAATTTCATCAGCGTCTACACCTAACACTTCCGCGAGGTGAGAAACCATCCAAGCTTGAATTTCATCTGCACTATAAGATTGTTTGACAGTCATTTTGAAATCTCCAATAATTTTCTACGCGTCCCTTACCCCTGCGGGGAATTCAAAATTCAAAATTCAAAATTCAAAAATAAGAGTATGTTAAATTTGATTTCTGAATTCTAAATTTTGATTTTATTTGTCTCTATACACCCTATTTATTAAGAACGTAATGGTCGATATTGAATGTAAGAATCAGGAATTTGCATTCCTTGCAATTTCAAACTTTGAATCCGATATAAAAACGCTGCTCCCTTCATGATGTGATTAGCAACATCAACAACATGACGATTATGTGCTTCCTCTAAATAAGAACCACGCACCCAGTCATTAAAACTTCCCATAGCTGGGCCGCACCAAATTTGATAATCTACTTCTCTACCCTTTTCACCAGTAGTAGACCAACGAGAAGATAATCCTAAATACCATCTAAAGATTACGGCCATTTTGAGTTTAGGATTGTTAACTGCTTTGCCTAATTTCTCAGGATTTTTTTGTGATAAATAAGCAGCAGTTCCTTCCCAAGCCTCAGCGATAGTTTTCCGAAAAACTTGTTTTTCTAACTTCTCCCTTTCTGCTAAAGGAATTTCTTCAATTGAGTTATAAGTGCGGTACAATTCGTACAATTTTTGCGCGCGCATGGGGAACATCGTACCCCGTTTTAACACTTGTACTTTCACACCCATTTCAAACATATCGCCGGCAGGAGCCATAGTTACATCAGCCATTTCCGCCTGTGCTAATAGCTTTTTGGTATGCTCACAAGCACCAGATTCCACACAAGCTTGATTCACTGAACCAGTAACTACATAAGCCGCACCCATCATGAAAGCTGCTAAGGCTGATTCTGGGGTAGCAATTCCACCGGCTGCACCAATTCTAATGGGTTGGGAATAATGATATTGAGCTTGAATTTCATCCCTTAAAGCGATTAGTGAAGGGAGTAAACAAACCAAGGGACGATTATCAGTATGTCCGCCAGAATCAGCTTCTACAGTAATATCATCAGCCATTGGCACTTTCGCCGCCAGTTTAGCTTGCAACTCAGTAATTAAACCGTGTTGCAGCAATTCTTGCAGCATTTTTGGTGGTGCTGGCTGCATAAATTTACTCGCTACTTCCCGGCGAGAAATTTTGGCAATGACTTTATTTTTGATTTCAATTTGGTTAGCATCATTTAAACTTAATCCCGCAACACGGTAATAAACAATGTTGGGTGTTAGGTCTAAAAATGCTGAAGCCTCAACAATTCTCACGCCATATTTTAAATATAAATCCACAGCCTGGCGTTCAACTGCCATATCATTAGGGCTGTGAATTAAATTAAAAGCGTAGGGTTGATGAGGTAAAGCTTGTTGAATTTTATGAATGGCTGCTTCTATTCTTTCAGGAGGTAAACCACCAGCACCAAAGGAACTTAAAATATGCTCTCTACCTAATGCAATGACCATTTCTTCGGAAGCGATACCGCTAGCCATTGCGCCAGTCATATAGGCATATTTCACACCATAGAATGAGAGAAAACTAGGGTCGCCTAGTTGTTGTATTTTTAGGGGTGGAATTGATGTGATGAGTTCTAATTGTCCGGCTGCACCGTGTTCTGCTGGAGCTAAATAACCATCATTAGTTACACCAACTTTCCCTGCAAGCTTGACAATGTAACAAGGTTTATCTAAAGCCAGTAATTTATTTTTGATATCTGTTTCTTCAAATGCAACACAATCTAAAGCACCTTTCCAGATGAGATTGTGATTATAGATATGGCTGGAATAACCCAAACCATTATCATATTTATTTATAAATGTATCCACGGTCGTCACGTCGCTTCGCTCCGAATTCAAAATTCAAAATTCAAAATTCAAAATTACCAATCCCCATTAAATTTAGGGTCTTGTATACTTTTGTTTTCTGGTTACATTTGCTCAGTAGGTTGGGTGTAGCAGAGCGAAAACCAACACCGATATCTATCTTGGGTTTCGCTATTGCTCAACCCAACCTACTTTAATTACTTAGCTTCTTCGCTCAATAAATCTGCGGCACAGACCATTTGTAATTGAATGATTTCGCTCAATTGTTTACTAAAATCTTGTCTGGCTTTTAAGAAATCTGTGTGATTTTTAGTTATGCGTGCGTTGTTTGCGTTCAGCTTTTGATACTGAACTTTGTTTAATTCCAACATATTGATGATGATGGCAAATTCTTCTTCAGTTGCAGGTAATTCAGGAACTATTTCAGGCGTTGCAGAGTCAGAAACAGTAGACTCAGAAAATTCTACTTGCTCTTCAGTTTTTAAATCGTATTCCATGATAGTTTTCATGGAATCTTTTACTTGCTCAACTGTAGGACTAGGAATTTCTACAGCCGGAGTTTCAATCTTATTGACAGCCTGAGATAAATTCAAAGAATTAATAGTGAGGGAATCACTAAATACTGGTTGTTCTGGCTGTTTTTTCTTCACTACATGTTGGAAGAGTTGACGGTTTTCTGCTGTCAAGATTTTGCCAGTAATTGAGTCACCACCAACTGTCACAGTCCGCAGCATGGCTTTATTTTGCTTAGTAGTTGCTACGGGACTGTAAAGCGGTGATAAGTCTAAATTCACTCGATGACTAACGAGCTTACCTAATGCTTTGACAATGGAACTATGGTCATCCATCCCGCGACGGTTGAGGGAAACGGTGATGTGTTCTTTGTCTTCCAGAATTTTATCTATCCAGCGAGAACAGACACTACCCGCGCCGGCTTCAATAAAGATTTTTGTTCCGTCTTCGTAAACGCGGTTAACTAATTTGGGAAAATCTAGTTCTTGAGATAACCCTGTTGCAATGCTATGTGCAATTACTCCACTTTCTAATGTGATAGTCTGATACTCAGCCGCCGAATAAAATACAATGCCGGGTATTTCCTGAGTTGGCAAAGTATTTAATTTAACTAACTCATCAAACTCCGATCGCATGGCTTGACAATGAATCACATGATCGAAGGGAGCAGAGAAAGCATTGCAGCCAATGGTTTTAATCACTCTTTGACAAGCCGCCGGATCACCTGCAATTAACACTTCTTCGGGAGTATTAATTTGTGTCAGATAAACACGCGGTTCATTTCTGATTGCATCCCGCACTTGCACAGGACTCGCCATCAGCACA contains:
- a CDS encoding thioester reductase domain-containing protein — its product is MTVKQSYSADEIQAWMVSHLAEVLGVDADEIDPSVNLESYGLDSAQAMTMVSQLEKLLGFQPSPLLLWHYPTIESLSQRLAEELEEGTEVQDTGVTRSTNASSFSDTPVLDLQAEAVLDPTIHPGGAIPVALPVTQPKKVFLTGGTGFLGAFIIRELLQQTKAEIYCLVRAANLEEGKVKLRKNLEGYAIWQDEYDSRIIPVVGDLSEPLLGLSSTQFQTLASEIDTIYHSGALLNYVFPYSALKAANVLGTQEVLRLACQVKVKPVHYVSSVAVFEAPFYAGKVVKEDDDFSHWEGIYLGYSQTKWVAEKLVKIASDRGLPVTIHRPPLIAGDSETGIGNTHDFINLMVKGCLQMGYFPEVEYMLDMSPVDYVSKAIVHLSMQKDAIGQAFHLQHPQPVGLDVLVDWVRSFGYQINILPYEEWQAKLIESATSTDNPLYTLRPFLLERWSDEQLTIPDLYLKARRPHISCEETVKALAGSGVSCAPIDGKLFMTYTAYLIQSGFLTLG
- a CDS encoding PfaD family polyunsaturated fatty acid/polyketide biosynthesis protein — its product is MTTVDTFINKYDNGLGYSSHIYNHNLIWKGALDCVAFEETDIKNKLLALDKPCYIVKLAGKVGVTNDGYLAPAEHGAAGQLELITSIPPLKIQQLGDPSFLSFYGVKYAYMTGAMASGIASEEMVIALGREHILSSFGAGGLPPERIEAAIHKIQQALPHQPYAFNLIHSPNDMAVERQAVDLYLKYGVRIVEASAFLDLTPNIVYYRVAGLSLNDANQIEIKNKVIAKISRREVASKFMQPAPPKMLQELLQHGLITELQAKLAAKVPMADDITVEADSGGHTDNRPLVCLLPSLIALRDEIQAQYHYSQPIRIGAAGGIATPESALAAFMMGAAYVVTGSVNQACVESGACEHTKKLLAQAEMADVTMAPAGDMFEMGVKVQVLKRGTMFPMRAQKLYELYRTYNSIEEIPLAEREKLEKQVFRKTIAEAWEGTAAYLSQKNPEKLGKAVNNPKLKMAVIFRWYLGLSSRWSTTGEKGREVDYQIWCGPAMGSFNDWVRGSYLEEAHNRHVVDVANHIMKGAAFLYRIQSLKLQGMQIPDSYIQYRPLRS